The proteins below are encoded in one region of Amycolatopsis acidiphila:
- a CDS encoding ParB/RepB/Spo0J family partition protein, with protein sequence MNQTAGSMADLVGVDASSRQEQQPRAANGAPEPVTVPIASLRAGDSPRLTGTSEAHVARLAETETPLPPILVDRRTKCVVDGMHRLLAASRQGRETIEVVFFHGSEQDLFLRAVQENVQHGLPLSQVERQAAARRLIQTHPHLSDRALAHSAGIAAKTVAAIRRNLGENIGTAPVRVGSDGRTRPLDAGEGRLRAAELLLRQPHISLRDIAKAAGISPATVLDVRQRIERGDAPVPEKAATARRPAVRRNREKRAAEAATPRPGPGAPYGPEVALNVLRRDPSLRNTEHGRAILRLLHLNAAASARLPDLVGAMPPHCVTAVVRLALGYAEMWTGIARRLDSLA encoded by the coding sequence GTGAATCAGACAGCTGGCAGTATGGCCGATCTGGTCGGCGTGGACGCGAGTTCGCGCCAGGAGCAGCAGCCGCGCGCGGCGAACGGAGCACCGGAACCCGTCACCGTGCCGATCGCCTCGTTGCGTGCCGGTGACTCGCCCCGGTTGACCGGCACCAGTGAGGCCCACGTCGCGAGGCTGGCCGAGACCGAGACTCCGCTCCCCCCGATCCTCGTTGACCGGCGGACGAAGTGCGTGGTGGACGGGATGCACCGCCTGCTCGCCGCCTCTCGCCAGGGCCGGGAGACGATCGAGGTGGTCTTTTTCCACGGCAGCGAGCAGGACCTGTTCCTGCGCGCCGTGCAGGAGAACGTCCAGCACGGGTTGCCGCTTTCCCAGGTGGAGCGGCAGGCCGCGGCCAGACGCCTCATCCAAACGCACCCGCACCTGTCCGACCGGGCACTCGCCCACTCGGCAGGGATCGCCGCGAAAACCGTGGCGGCGATCCGCCGGAACCTCGGCGAGAACATCGGGACAGCCCCGGTCCGGGTGGGCAGTGACGGGCGGACCCGCCCGCTCGATGCCGGCGAAGGAAGGCTACGGGCGGCCGAACTGCTGCTCCGGCAACCTCACATTTCTCTGCGGGACATCGCGAAGGCAGCCGGCATCTCTCCGGCGACCGTGCTGGACGTCCGGCAGCGCATCGAACGCGGCGATGCACCTGTGCCGGAGAAAGCCGCGACAGCTCGAAGACCAGCCGTGCGCCGGAACCGGGAGAAACGCGCGGCTGAGGCCGCCACACCCCGTCCCGGGCCAGGCGCACCTTACGGACCGGAGGTCGCGCTTAACGTGCTGCGCCGCGATCCCTCACTGCGCAACACCGAGCACGGACGCGCCATCCTGCGGCTACTGCACCTGAACGCGGCCGCGTCCGCGCGCCTGCCGGACCTTGTCGGCGCTATGCCGCCGCACTGCGTGACCGCCGTCGTCCGACTCGCTCTCGGCTATGCCGAAATGTGGACCGGCATCGCCCGCAGGCTCGACTCCCTTGCCTGA